CATGTCCAGGACTTTTGAGATGGGAGACAGTAACAACTCCATCAAATCCCTGACAAGTAATGATGTATTATAGTCAAAATCAGAGTATACGTTAACAGATAAGACATCCATTTGAGAAGATGAAGTCCCAGTTCCAACGAAATTAAAACTGATCTAGAGAAAGTAAATCTTACACTATGCCTTTTTGTCCCAAGGAGAGTGTACGCCGCAGGAGCTGAGCCCAAAACTTAGAATTCTCCAATTTATACTTCAACCGGTCAACTGTAGAAGCACTCCCATGCAGAGCTTCAGGTGTAGGCGAATCGAAAACAAAATCCATTAAGTTACAGAACTTTTGGAGTTGAGCTTCATATCTAGAAAGATGAGAACAACAAACTTTTCTGCATAAATTAGAACGTGACAACATCTTTACATTTCAAGAGTTTAAAATGAAGAATCAAATGCCTAAAGCAACAAATGCATTTTGGTATCTTCGAAAGGCATAACCACTAAAAGGAGCATCCACTCCAATTGAGGAGCATTGATTTGGTTCACTTCTcttcaaatttataaatttcaacttcacttgtttcattatttcCTCTCTTCATATCCAGAACAATTAGCAGCAAAAATATTGGAAAAGTAATAAACACAGCATTTCTAAACtcgtgtatatatattttatagacATGAGTATGAATCAAGTCATCAACTTCCAAATCATTAGCTCTCTCATCATCTAcataacttttctttttttctttttgtagtgAAAAAACTCTTTTTCCAGCTTCATGTAGATTCAAgggaagaaaaatattaaaaaaaaaaaagtttacctTGTCATGGCAAGCCTGAACCACTGCAGCAAATTTAATGTCCAGTTGATGGGGCTGATCACATAGTAAGAGTAAGGTCACACTTCGGTACAGACAACataccaaattttcaaatataataCCTGAATACCTTTCTGAAGAAATTGATAGAAgtctaacaaaattaaatgaaatagcaAAATAACTTTAATTGGAGGAAGCAGCATAAACAAGTACAAGAAAGAAAAGTACCATGTGTGTAACATCTCCTAAGAACATCATATTTAAAAGGGTATACACTAGGAAAGTAATATGGAGGCAAGGGATTGAGTTCCCTGGTCAATATGTCGTATTTATGAGAGCTAGGATGTAATTTATGATTTTCTCTTACAAACTCACGTTGGACAATTCCAGGAAGATATACAATTACCTGTACTAGCACAGCACCAGCCGCATCCCCAAAGAGAATACAACTCCCTCTATCGGTCCAATCAACATATCTTGACAGAGCATCAGCcccaataacaagaacattACAAAATCCACCACCTGCATCCATAAAGAGAAGGGACAATTATCTTCACTGCATTGAGCAAGTATTGAgtcaacaaaataaacaaatttataCCCCTAATGTGACAAGCAGCTGATATTAAGCCCAACACAAATCCGCTACATGCAGCTGTAATGTCATAAGCCAATGGATTTGCTTTGCAGCCAAGTTGTTTTTGTATCTAAAATTCATAAGTTAAAGCAATAGGAGAGGCTACGAAAGCAAAGTTTGGATACCCAATGTTGCAAAGATATCAATACAGGAATAGGTTCAATACTCAATTCATTTGTAAGAAGTTGGCAACACCATTATTGGTCAAATGCTCTATTAATTTATCACTAAAAATTTGCTAATGTAAAACTATACATTACTTGGCTATGAGCCTACGATGATACATCCCGAACCCATACCTGTGGAGCACTACCAAATAGATCCTCTGGTGTAGACGTGCACATCAATATAAGGTCAAGATCATCAGGGTCAACATTTGCCATCTCAAGAGCTTTCCTAGATGCATCTACCCCTAACGCTATCAAATTATCTCTGCCTGCATGCACTTCATGAAGCAATATGAGCCCagatttccaaaaatatttttaaaacgtTCTGATTATATTTGTGGGGATGTTCTGTCCTAAAATTATTAGATCAGATTTCCTGTACCTTTGCATGCTCCAAGTCTTCCAAAAGTAAAACTCCAACTCCTTCCCCCATGACAAATCCATCTCGGTTCTGGAATATCATAAACAACCTAATAAGAAAAACTAAATTTGCCATAGCTCATATCCATAGAAGACAGAATTTTTGTGATCAAAAAGAAAAGTTGTATCTATGACCATTGAAacgttagtttttaataaactaTTCTTTTCAGATTACAAGAAAGAATACAAGACTTGCTCATCAAATCTCATTATAATTATAGTTGTATTGtttcaaaactaaaaaatgTTGAAAGATCAGCAATACAAAAACATGGTGAGTAGCAGCAAGAATGAGCAGGATTTTTGTTTCATTACAATGTCCCAAGGGCATAAAGCTTTGGTAGGGTCTGTATTCCTCTGTGATAGGGCTTTGCATGCCACAAAACCTCCCAAACATGTACCAATGATTAGTGGATTCATATCAGCTAGATTTATGGCATGATAACCTTATGCAGGTGAAAAAGAATCAATAGTGAATCATACCAATGGGTATAATAGCAGCATCTGAACCACCACAAAGCATCACATCCTGTAGGaatattttcatattaaatttatCAATACATTTTGATGCAATGACTGTATCATTACACCAAATTGTCTCTGAAAAagaaagttaaataaataaataaaaggtatAATATTGGATACGAAAAATTCACCATCCTGAGAGTAATATTAAAGCATGAATACTTACAGCTTCACATCTTATTATGTGGTTTTCTGCATTCAATATACAAATGTGAAGATAACATAGTCAAAATAAAAGCTTGGTACAAAACAAAACACCAATTTATGGTGTCCATTTAACAACAGACTAGATCCATCACAAGTATGGCAGATCCAATATTTGTT
The Arachis duranensis cultivar V14167 chromosome 5, aradu.V14167.gnm2.J7QH, whole genome shotgun sequence genome window above contains:
- the LOC107490877 gene encoding beta-ketoacyl-[acyl-carrier-protein] synthase III B, chloroplastic, which gives rise to MANVDPDDLDLILMCTSTPEDLFGSAPQIQKQLGCKANPLAYDITAACSGFVLGLISAACHIRGGGFCNVLVIGADALSRYVDWTDRGSCILFGDAAGAVLVQPHQLDIKFAAVVQACHDKKSLLFSSF